The following are encoded in a window of Methanococcus voltae genomic DNA:
- a CDS encoding fumarate hydratase, producing the protein MSEISHIVEELLEISAIYLPMDIKKALENSEKIEETEISKDILKAIVRNNEIAEEKNIPLCQDTGVPVIFLKIGNNINSTDVIKIMENIQYGVEKATESVPLRPNVVNPLTRENLKTNTGLGSPFINIEFDEKLEKEIEITVFPKGAGSENMSALKMLTPAEGIKGIKKFVLDTVVASGGKPCPPIVLGVGIGGTADLSLKLAKKALLRNLGTRNNDKNISKMEVELLDMINSLNIGAMGLGGLTTALDVFIEINGCHTASLPVGICIQCWADRKATAKIKLP; encoded by the coding sequence ATTTCAGAAATATCACATATTGTTGAAGAATTGTTAGAAATATCTGCAATATATCTACCAATGGACATAAAAAAAGCACTTGAAAATTCTGAGAAAATCGAAGAAACGGAGATATCAAAAGATATTTTAAAGGCAATTGTTAGAAATAATGAAATTGCAGAAGAAAAAAACATACCTTTGTGTCAGGATACAGGAGTGCCCGTTATATTTTTAAAAATTGGAAATAACATCAATTCAACAGATGTAATAAAAATAATGGAAAATATACAGTATGGTGTTGAAAAAGCTACCGAATCAGTGCCTTTAAGACCAAATGTAGTTAATCCATTGACTCGAGAAAATTTAAAAACAAATACGGGGTTAGGCTCACCTTTTATAAATATAGAATTTGATGAAAAACTTGAAAAAGAAATTGAAATAACAGTTTTTCCAAAAGGTGCGGGTAGCGAAAATATGAGTGCTTTAAAAATGTTAACTCCTGCAGAAGGAATTAAAGGCATAAAAAAATTTGTATTGGATACTGTAGTAGCTTCAGGAGGTAAACCTTGTCCCCCTATTGTATTAGGTGTAGGTATTGGAGGTACTGCAGATTTATCACTTAAATTAGCAAAAAAAGCACTTTTAAGGAATTTAGGTACAAGGAATAATGATAAAAATATTTCAAAAATGGAAGTTGAGTTATTAGATATGATAAATTCATTAAATATTGGTGCAATGGGACTTGGTGGACTTACAACCGCTTTAGACGTATTCATCGAAATCAACGGTTGCCATACTGCTTCATTACCTGTTGGAATTTGTATTCAGTGCTGGGCAGATAGGAAAGCTACTGCAAAAATTAAACTTCCATAA
- a CDS encoding beta-ribofuranosylaminobenzene 5'-phosphate synthase: MKIISPCRVHMGLIDMNGSVGRIDGGIGATLDYPNCEIVGKESNEIEIEFSSSISNKTAEEDLKALYNRMYTSANNILNKIGQTGISLKLKEVIPAHTGLGSGTQVSLSTGKLTSSIYGYNLDAYSIAQLTGRGGTSGIGVSGFEYGGFIVDGGHTFGRNAEKIDYKPSSASKNVKTAPLLFRHNFDWDVVLTIPKIPVEEQVADKKEVDIFKKFCPVPEIDVNRFCRLVLMKMMPAIIENNMKSFGECINEIQGLGFKGAEVQLQKSTLKNLLIHLQNISYSGLSSFGPTIYSLGDKKEIIEYSNEFFDREGLEGDIIISKGNNTGYKLI; the protein is encoded by the coding sequence ATGAAAATAATATCCCCGTGCAGGGTACATATGGGACTTATAGACATGAATGGAAGTGTCGGGCGAATTGACGGCGGAATAGGGGCTACACTGGATTATCCAAACTGTGAAATAGTGGGTAAAGAAAGTAATGAGATAGAAATAGAATTTAGTAGCTCTATATCAAATAAAACTGCCGAAGAGGACTTAAAAGCTCTATATAATAGAATGTATACCTCTGCAAATAACATTTTAAATAAAATTGGTCAAACTGGAATATCTTTAAAATTAAAGGAAGTAATCCCTGCCCACACTGGATTAGGTAGTGGTACACAAGTTTCTCTATCCACTGGAAAATTAACTTCTTCCATATATGGTTATAATTTAGATGCGTATTCTATCGCACAATTAACTGGAAGGGGGGGAACTTCGGGTATTGGTGTTTCAGGATTTGAATATGGTGGTTTTATTGTAGATGGAGGGCATACTTTTGGAAGAAATGCTGAAAAGATAGATTATAAACCTTCTTCTGCATCAAAAAATGTTAAAACAGCACCACTTTTATTTAGGCATAATTTTGATTGGGATGTTGTATTAACAATTCCTAAAATCCCTGTCGAAGAACAAGTGGCTGATAAAAAAGAAGTGGATATCTTTAAAAAATTCTGTCCAGTACCTGAAATTGATGTAAATAGATTTTGTAGACTTGTACTTATGAAAATGATGCCTGCAATTATTGAAAATAATATGAAATCATTTGGAGAATGTATAAATGAGATACAAGGATTAGGCTTTAAAGGTGCAGAAGTACAATTGCAAAAGTCTACTTTAAAAAATCTACTTATTCATTTACAAAATATTTCATACAGTGGATTATCGAGTTTTGGGCCTACAATATATTCATTAGGTGATAAAAAAGAAATTATCGAATATTCTAATGAATTTTTTGATAGGGAAGGATTGGAAGGCGATATAATTATTTCAAAAGGTAATAATACTGGTTATAAATTAATTTAA
- the hypD gene encoding hydrogenase formation protein HypD produces MDINSKPIIKKAIDKINEFGNQIEREVKIMHVCGSHEHTICNYGIRDVLPDNITVVPGPGCPVCVTTQKEIDEAIYLAEQGYTIATLGDMYRVPGSDKSLMQLQSEGADVRIVSGIPEAVKIAKTTDKKVVFVAIGFETTAPTTAAELLSIKAKYDSNKNSANELNFYIHNCHRQTPPVMDFLLGGGSKLNLDGFICPGHVSTITGLKPYYAPCEKYHAPMVIAGFEPTDVLMSLVMLLNQIKDDVAKVENEYIRGVREEGNVVAQKMINTVFTDKDVAWRGFPVIKNGGFELKDEFKRYDIKNIIDMPEIKEKINKGCICSEILRGEKLPTDCKLFGKACDPINPVGSCMVSDEGTCRIFYKYKKLI; encoded by the coding sequence ATGGATATAAACAGCAAACCAATAATTAAAAAAGCAATTGATAAAATAAATGAATTTGGAAACCAGATTGAAAGAGAAGTAAAAATTATGCACGTATGTGGTTCTCACGAACATACTATTTGTAATTACGGTATTAGAGACGTATTACCGGACAATATAACTGTTGTTCCAGGACCTGGCTGTCCTGTATGTGTTACTACACAAAAAGAAATCGATGAAGCCATTTATTTAGCAGAACAAGGTTATACTATAGCCACATTAGGGGATATGTATAGGGTGCCAGGTAGTGATAAATCATTGATGCAATTACAATCCGAAGGTGCTGACGTTAGAATAGTATCAGGGATACCGGAAGCTGTTAAGATAGCAAAAACCACCGATAAAAAAGTAGTTTTCGTTGCAATTGGATTCGAAACGACTGCTCCGACGACTGCTGCCGAATTATTATCAATTAAAGCTAAATATGACAGCAATAAAAATTCAGCAAATGAACTTAATTTTTATATACACAATTGTCATAGGCAAACACCGCCAGTTATGGATTTTTTACTTGGAGGGGGCTCCAAATTAAATTTAGACGGATTTATATGTCCCGGACACGTTTCTACAATTACTGGTTTAAAACCGTATTATGCACCTTGCGAAAAATACCACGCTCCAATGGTTATTGCAGGTTTTGAGCCTACTGACGTGCTCATGTCATTAGTAATGCTATTAAATCAAATAAAAGATGATGTTGCAAAAGTAGAAAATGAATATATTAGGGGAGTTAGGGAAGAAGGAAATGTCGTTGCTCAAAAAATGATAAACACGGTATTTACAGATAAAGATGTAGCTTGGAGAGGTTTTCCAGTTATTAAAAATGGGGGCTTTGAATTAAAAGATGAATTCAAGAGATACGATATTAAAAATATAATAGATATGCCAGAAATTAAGGAAAAAATAAATAAAGGATGTATATGTAGTGAAATACTAAGGGGCGAAAAATTACCAACAGATTGTAAATTATTCGGAAAAGCTTGCGACCCTATCAATCCAGTAGGTAGCTGTATGGTATCAGATGAAGGAACCTGTAGAATATTCTACAAATATAAAAAATTAATATAA
- a CDS encoding aldolase — MTNFDSKEPIKLTHKIDIPLDVWEENISEYIENYNAITKGTGKLFIFAGDQKIEHLNNDFKGEGISIEDSNPEHLFKIAKYGKIGAFATQFGLLCRYGRDYPSIDYIVKLNSKTNLVESCQKDPLSTLLIDISDVIEFKKRTGLNIRGVGYTLYLGSEFESEMLSKAGRIIHEAHKNGLIAVIWIYPRGKAVRNEKEPKIIAGATGVGACIGADFVKVNYPQSKEPEIDFKDAIASAGRTKVICAGGSSKKPEKFLKILSEQINISGASGCATGRNIHQKSLLDAVALTYAINEIVYNNNTIDDALEFLKPELKEKIRDEILLKQYESEKIK; from the coding sequence ATCACCAATTTCGATTCAAAAGAACCTATAAAACTTACCCATAAAATAGATATCCCATTAGACGTTTGGGAAGAAAATATATCAGAATACATTGAAAATTATAATGCAATTACCAAAGGAACTGGTAAATTATTTATATTTGCCGGAGACCAAAAAATAGAACACCTAAATAATGATTTTAAAGGTGAAGGAATATCTATTGAAGACTCCAATCCAGAACATCTGTTTAAAATTGCTAAATACGGAAAAATAGGTGCTTTTGCTACTCAGTTTGGATTATTATGTAGATATGGTCGAGACTATCCAAGTATAGATTATATCGTAAAATTAAATTCAAAAACTAATTTAGTTGAAAGTTGCCAAAAAGACCCATTAAGCACTTTGTTGATTGATATTTCAGACGTAATAGAATTCAAAAAAAGAACGGGTCTAAATATAAGGGGTGTAGGATATACACTATATTTAGGTAGTGAATTCGAAAGTGAAATGTTATCCAAAGCAGGTCGAATAATCCACGAAGCACATAAAAATGGATTAATAGCAGTTATTTGGATATATCCACGAGGAAAAGCTGTTCGAAATGAAAAAGAACCCAAAATAATTGCTGGTGCCACAGGGGTAGGAGCCTGCATAGGTGCAGATTTCGTAAAAGTTAATTATCCACAGTCTAAAGAGCCAGAAATAGATTTTAAAGATGCAATAGCTTCTGCAGGTAGAACCAAAGTCATATGTGCCGGGGGTTCCAGTAAAAAGCCAGAAAAGTTTTTAAAAATTCTTTCTGAACAAATAAACATTAGTGGAGCTTCAGGTTGTGCAACGGGGCGAAATATTCATCAAAAATCATTGTTGGATGCAGTAGCATTAACCTATGCTATTAATGAAATAGTATACAATAATAATACCATAGATGACGCATTAGAGTTTTTAAAACCTGAATTAAAAGAAAAAATAAGGGATGAAATACTTTTAAAACAATATGAATCTGAAAAAATAAAATAA
- a CDS encoding TraB family protein → MIKINNGHNECEIHLIGTAHVSDKSIEDVSKAVKEINPDIIAIELDQNRFFKMFQERSGTIFSKNLNGNKLSSIYVVQELETLNAVNEQSNDLEPQNKFEPVETIDDVKDNKKHVMLLELSNKEDLAVKEKKLLIIADKKGRINSLSYLIPKIKEEIESEIIDNDENLQDESGIQENISYDLMPINLKNYHILKLPLEDKPMDLMSAIKNNKMSQYLLHNILADFQKSIGEKFDIKPGSEMKEAISLSINAQKPLLLMDRPIDITLSRLINSMSLKDKIKLFTDLYSNDSEDIEIDKETINEMIGSADELIEILKDASPTFYTVLVDERDKYMAKNLYDYSFGRDKIVAIIGAGHKKGIINYLKDLEDKKTINVLELMETKKKDSLSKKIFKWILKLIPFAILAVILYGFYIASSNPELLKQLTIEWVLINGILSALGVIIARGKPITAIVAFIAAPLTSLCPFIGAGWVAGAMELKYRPVSINDIQNIFKVDTINQLLEINTMKILMVAALANLGSTIGTLYFSARFLGA, encoded by the coding sequence ATGATTAAAATTAATAACGGACATAATGAATGTGAAATACATTTAATAGGTACTGCACACGTCTCTGATAAAAGTATAGAAGATGTATCAAAAGCCGTTAAGGAAATAAACCCTGATATTATTGCTATTGAACTAGACCAGAATAGATTCTTTAAAATGTTCCAGGAACGTAGTGGAACCATATTTTCAAAAAATCTAAACGGAAACAAATTATCATCAATTTATGTAGTCCAGGAATTAGAAACTTTAAACGCAGTTAATGAACAGTCAAACGATTTAGAACCCCAAAATAAATTTGAGCCCGTGGAAACAATAGATGATGTAAAAGATAACAAAAAACATGTTATGTTATTAGAATTATCAAATAAGGAAGATTTAGCAGTTAAAGAAAAAAAATTATTGATAATAGCAGATAAGAAAGGCAGAATAAATTCTTTATCATACCTAATCCCAAAAATTAAGGAAGAAATAGAATCAGAAATTATTGATAACGACGAAAATTTACAGGATGAATCAGGAATACAAGAAAATATATCGTATGATTTAATGCCGATAAACTTGAAAAACTACCACATTCTAAAATTACCATTAGAAGATAAGCCTATGGATTTAATGAGTGCAATAAAAAATAATAAAATGAGCCAATATCTATTACATAATATATTAGCAGATTTTCAAAAAAGTATCGGTGAAAAATTCGACATAAAACCCGGTAGTGAAATGAAAGAAGCTATTTCGTTAAGTATTAATGCTCAAAAACCACTTTTACTAATGGATAGACCTATAGACATTACCCTATCAAGATTAATAAATAGTATGAGTTTAAAAGATAAAATAAAATTATTTACGGACTTATATAGCAATGATAGTGAAGACATAGAAATTGACAAAGAAACCATTAATGAAATGATAGGGAGTGCGGATGAATTAATTGAAATATTAAAAGATGCTTCACCGACATTTTATACAGTGTTAGTTGATGAAAGAGACAAATATATGGCTAAAAATCTATATGATTACAGCTTTGGAAGAGATAAAATCGTTGCAATAATCGGTGCAGGCCATAAAAAAGGTATTATTAATTATTTAAAAGACTTAGAAGATAAAAAAACAATTAATGTCTTAGAATTAATGGAAACTAAAAAAAAAGATTCCCTTTCTAAAAAAATATTCAAATGGATACTTAAATTAATACCTTTTGCAATATTAGCGGTTATACTCTATGGATTTTATATTGCATCGTCAAATCCCGAACTATTGAAGCAATTGACGATAGAATGGGTGTTAATAAATGGAATATTGTCTGCATTGGGCGTAATTATAGCAAGAGGTAAACCAATAACTGCAATTGTTGCGTTTATAGCTGCCCCGTTAACTTCTTTATGCCCGTTTATCGGAGCAGGATGGGTTGCAGGAGCTATGGAATTGAAATATAGACCAGTATCTATTAACGATATACAAAATATATTCAAAGTGGATACTATTAATCAACTTTTAGAAATAAATACCATGAAAATTTTAATGGTTGCTGCTTTGGCGAATTTGGGTAGTACGATAGGTACTTTGTACTTTTCTGCAAGATTTTTGGGAGCTTAA
- a CDS encoding metal-dependent hydrolase gives MNWKGHVILGIIMGLPFISSPEQIFLVVAGALYPDLDHDVKSEIVNRGLYIAGGFLALLILSYLFKPAFFNLDYFIAAVLTAVIYAIPYYADHRGLTHTFVAMILGSIALGYIVLKLSILSPIIACIIALIMVTNDKLLAKTISIAVASWVAFYFLIPPVLNLNGLAFYVVPIFMGYLSHIVGDCITPMGCKALYPLKRTLRKPEAIVMGILWLLGVIYVHKIL, from the coding sequence ATGAATTGGAAAGGGCACGTTATTTTAGGCATAATTATGGGATTACCTTTTATATCATCTCCAGAACAGATTTTTTTAGTTGTTGCAGGTGCTTTATATCCAGATTTAGACCATGACGTAAAATCAGAAATCGTTAATAGGGGGCTATATATTGCAGGGGGATTCTTAGCTTTGTTGATATTGAGCTACTTGTTCAAACCAGCGTTTTTTAATTTAGATTATTTTATAGCCGCAGTACTAACGGCTGTAATCTATGCAATACCTTACTATGCAGACCATAGAGGATTAACCCATACATTCGTAGCAATGATACTTGGTTCAATCGCTTTAGGTTATATAGTACTCAAATTATCAATACTATCGCCCATAATCGCTTGTATCATTGCCCTAATTATGGTAACTAACGATAAATTATTGGCAAAAACAATATCCATTGCAGTTGCAAGCTGGGTAGCATTTTACTTCTTAATACCGCCCGTTTTAAACCTTAACGGCTTAGCATTTTACGTAGTTCCAATATTTATGGGATATTTATCCCATATTGTAGGAGATTGCATAACTCCAATGGGCTGTAAAGCTCTTTATCCACTAAAACGCACTTTAAGGAAACCCGAAGCCATAGTTATGGGGATACTTTGGTTATTGGGAGTTATATACGTTCACAAAATTTTATAA
- a CDS encoding nascent polypeptide-associated complex protein, translating to MFPGGGRMNPRMIKQMQNMMKDMGMDAKDVKALKVTIELEDKLLVFEKPKVQVMDMMGNKTYSITGRAKKVAKTVEKIEDVEVKLDITKEDIEMVVSQCNVSEEEAKKVLEEANGDIAEAILKLGEN from the coding sequence ATGTTTCCAGGTGGAGGAAGAATGAATCCAAGAATGATAAAACAAATGCAAAATATGATGAAAGATATGGGTATGGACGCAAAGGACGTTAAAGCGTTAAAAGTTACCATCGAATTAGAAGATAAACTATTAGTTTTTGAAAAACCAAAAGTTCAAGTAATGGATATGATGGGTAATAAGACATATTCTATAACTGGTAGGGCAAAAAAAGTTGCAAAAACTGTTGAAAAAATTGAAGATGTAGAAGTAAAATTGGACATTACAAAAGAAGACATTGAAATGGTAGTTTCACAATGTAATGTTAGCGAAGAAGAAGCTAAAAAAGTATTGGAAGAAGCTAATGGAGACATTGCAGAAGCTATATTAAAATTAGGCGAAAATTAA
- a CDS encoding AIR synthase related protein yields the protein MDIEGYVRRNLKNGVSEDKIIDAGFKRVLEIKDVNEDWAKKFVSAVIEEVKTTEKYVEIDDEDLKYVLGSSISDVTMGKMGVGSRGQGDFFVHREIARIIGTTNQETEVDSTEQDDAGVVKADAKYVVMAVDGTHSRLSDFPFLAGFHVARAALRDVYVMGADAVALISDVHLADDGDVAKILEYTAGICAVSEAINVPLVAGSTLRVGGDMVLGERLVSSVAAIGVIEEGKPTARKRAEVGDVILMTKGSGGGTISTTGLYYGDFDAINQTINVDFLKACKGLIKAGLLKDIHVMTDVTNGGLRGDAYEISNTANVSLQIEKEEVYKLVDEKVLKMLENLNIDPLGVSIDSLLIIAPKDKVEEIKQHAGAEVIGIVAEGNVSYLIENGEKIPLIPKFREAAYTPVKKIVGEQKPENFEEMKSKVAKSCDEAIAKKDFVVKKLKNNMN from the coding sequence ATGGATATCGAAGGATATGTTAGGAGAAATTTAAAAAACGGTGTTTCTGAAGATAAAATAATAGATGCTGGTTTTAAGCGTGTTTTAGAGATAAAAGATGTAAATGAAGACTGGGCAAAAAAATTTGTAAGTGCCGTAATTGAAGAAGTTAAAACAACAGAAAAATACGTGGAAATCGATGACGAAGATTTAAAATATGTTTTAGGTTCAAGTATTTCCGACGTTACAATGGGTAAAATGGGTGTTGGTAGTAGAGGACAAGGTGATTTCTTTGTACACCGGGAAATAGCCCGTATAATTGGAACAACTAATCAAGAGACTGAAGTGGATAGCACTGAACAAGATGATGCTGGCGTAGTAAAAGCTGATGCAAAATATGTTGTAATGGCAGTAGATGGTACGCACTCACGTTTAAGTGATTTTCCATTTTTAGCAGGTTTCCACGTAGCAAGAGCTGCTTTAAGGGACGTTTATGTTATGGGTGCTGATGCAGTAGCTTTAATCAGTGATGTACACTTAGCAGACGATGGAGACGTTGCAAAAATCTTAGAATATACTGCAGGAATCTGTGCAGTTTCTGAAGCTATAAATGTGCCATTGGTTGCAGGTAGTACTTTAAGAGTAGGCGGTGATATGGTATTGGGCGAGCGTTTAGTAAGTTCTGTAGCTGCAATTGGTGTAATAGAAGAAGGAAAACCTACTGCGAGAAAAAGAGCCGAAGTAGGGGATGTAATTTTAATGACTAAAGGTAGTGGCGGAGGCACAATCTCCACAACAGGTTTGTATTATGGAGATTTTGATGCTATAAACCAGACTATAAACGTTGATTTCCTAAAAGCTTGTAAGGGATTGATTAAAGCAGGTTTGTTAAAAGATATTCACGTAATGACTGATGTAACTAATGGGGGTCTTAGGGGAGATGCTTATGAAATATCAAATACTGCAAATGTATCTTTACAAATTGAAAAGGAAGAAGTTTACAAATTAGTAGATGAAAAAGTATTAAAAATGCTGGAAAATCTTAATATCGACCCATTGGGAGTTTCAATAGACAGTTTATTAATTATAGCGCCAAAAGATAAAGTTGAAGAAATTAAGCAACATGCTGGTGCTGAAGTTATTGGTATTGTAGCTGAAGGAAATGTAAGTTATTTAATTGAAAATGGTGAAAAAATCCCATTAATTCCTAAGTTTAGGGAAGCTGCATATACTCCAGTTAAAAAGATAGTTGGAGAACAAAAACCTGAAAATTTCGAAGAAATGAAGTCTAAAGTCGCAAAATCCTGTGATGAAGCAATTGCTAAAAAAGATTTTGTTGTAAAAAAGTTAAAAAATAATATGAATTAA
- a CDS encoding CBS domain-containing protein, whose translation MAIKEIMKKPITIKQDDEIYDLIKLLRTHKISGVPVLDADNYLVGMVSESDVIRALVVQDSDINLIAPSPLDLVELPLKTIFKMDEYRKEINEALKTKVSEIMTTEVIYITLDSSISDAATIMADKKINRLPVVNNGVLEGIITRGDLMEELI comes from the coding sequence ATGGCTATAAAAGAGATTATGAAAAAACCTATTACAATTAAACAAGATGACGAGATATATGATTTGATAAAGCTATTAAGAACTCATAAAATAAGTGGCGTTCCTGTGTTAGATGCTGATAATTATTTAGTGGGTATGGTTTCTGAAAGCGATGTTATAAGAGCTTTGGTTGTTCAAGATAGTGATATAAATCTAATAGCCCCGTCACCATTGGATTTAGTAGAATTGCCTTTAAAAACAATCTTTAAAATGGACGAATACCGAAAAGAAATAAATGAAGCTTTAAAAACTAAAGTTTCGGAAATAATGACTACTGAAGTCATTTATATAACTTTAGATTCTTCAATATCTGACGCAGCTACGATAATGGCAGATAAAAAAATAAATAGATTACCTGTTGTAAATAATGGTGTTTTGGAAGGTATCATTACAAGAGGGGACTTAATGGAAGAATTAATATAA
- the hmdC gene encoding 5,10-methenyltetrahydromethanopterin hydrogenase cofactor biosynthesis protein HmdC, whose protein sequence is MKELIKDSINDPMAALELKGIINNKLIRNKLKESDIIEIVDVLGNFELEELYKIGNNFRKFPMGCDLVELGVGPCSSTLDLRQFLENCTLTDHMGFPIHLCAYAIADIAEKESMTPFEVMEKIYNLVDVPLDLDHFGENGPMRFPKEITHCMGECYNQGPPYTGCPKDRIHKRLLDKEHKYAYEFENWIKKSSTVCVNVVKEQGGEEHSASIDEMEKVVKASKKFGKGIEGIFHIGDGYDDLITGLTACNDLDVDVFVVEGGPFNRSNDRLKDFAKSIVASRILVRGGVVATNGAYEDECRVGLRSGLNVILTGFVGNHHGYMCGYAPGTAKRTNFGLPRVLSIVKEELSNLNICLATKTQLEAIAKGNKFLTYNDKTYIYPETVGNYFMGDAHWTTVKDSNLGRKPYFGKNLTSLGEELGNYDKLGLLGARYISWGIANNLNPEEVYISDMDPWVEKATVKILNDNGINAYACDGNDKKVVENSDKSVITTMIPEIMIKILKKTNAINLF, encoded by the coding sequence ATGAAAGAATTAATTAAAGACTCCATAAATGACCCCATGGCTGCATTGGAGTTAAAAGGAATAATTAATAATAAATTAATACGCAATAAATTGAAAGAATCTGATATAATTGAAATAGTTGATGTATTGGGGAATTTTGAACTTGAAGAATTGTATAAAATAGGCAATAATTTTAGAAAATTTCCAATGGGTTGTGATTTGGTGGAATTGGGTGTGGGTCCATGTTCTTCCACATTAGATTTAAGGCAATTCTTAGAAAACTGTACATTAACAGACCATATGGGTTTTCCTATACATTTGTGTGCATATGCCATAGCAGACATTGCTGAAAAGGAGAGTATGACTCCTTTTGAAGTGATGGAGAAAATCTATAATTTGGTGGACGTACCTCTTGATTTGGACCATTTCGGTGAAAATGGACCTATGAGATTCCCAAAAGAAATAACGCATTGTATGGGCGAATGTTATAATCAAGGTCCTCCATATACGGGCTGTCCAAAAGATAGAATACACAAACGTCTTTTAGATAAAGAGCATAAATATGCTTATGAATTTGAAAATTGGATAAAAAAATCATCCACCGTTTGTGTAAACGTCGTAAAAGAGCAAGGTGGGGAAGAACACAGTGCATCTATTGACGAAATGGAAAAAGTAGTTAAAGCATCAAAGAAATTTGGAAAAGGTATTGAAGGTATTTTTCACATCGGTGATGGTTATGATGATTTAATAACTGGATTAACTGCATGCAACGATTTAGATGTAGATGTATTCGTGGTTGAAGGGGGCCCATTTAACCGTTCAAATGATAGATTAAAAGATTTTGCTAAATCAATTGTAGCTTCACGTATCTTGGTAAGGGGTGGTGTGGTGGCTACAAATGGGGCTTATGAAGATGAATGTAGGGTGGGGCTTAGAAGTGGTTTAAATGTTATCTTAACTGGTTTTGTAGGTAATCACCATGGTTATATGTGCGGTTATGCCCCAGGAACTGCAAAAAGAACTAATTTTGGACTTCCAAGGGTTTTAAGTATTGTAAAAGAAGAATTATCTAATTTAAATATATGCTTGGCTACTAAAACACAATTAGAAGCGATAGCTAAAGGTAATAAGTTTTTAACATACAATGATAAAACTTATATTTATCCCGAAACTGTTGGTAATTATTTCATGGGCGATGCGCACTGGACAACTGTTAAAGATAGTAATTTGGGTAGAAAGCCTTATTTTGGTAAAAACTTGACTTCTTTGGGGGAAGAACTTGGAAATTACGATAAATTAGGTTTATTGGGTGCAAGGTATATTTCTTGGGGTATTGCTAATAATTTAAATCCTGAAGAGGTTTATATTAGTGATATGGACCCCTGGGTAGAAAAAGCAACTGTTAAAATATTAAATGATAATGGTATCAATGCTTATGCTTGCGACGGCAATGACAAAAAAGTTGTTGAAAATTCGGATAAATCAGTAATTACCACAATGATACCAGAAATTATGATAAAAATTCTTAAAAAAACAAATGCAATTAATTTATTTTAA